A stretch of Miscanthus floridulus cultivar M001 chromosome 13, ASM1932011v1, whole genome shotgun sequence DNA encodes these proteins:
- the LOC136500423 gene encoding histone H2B.2-like, whose amino-acid sequence MAPKAEKKPAAKKPAAEEPAAAEKAPAGKKPKAEKRLPAGKSAGKEGGGEGKRGRKKGKKSVETYKIYIFKVLKQVHPDIGISSKAMSIMNSFINDIFEKLAAEAAKLARYNKKPTITSREIQTSVRLVLPGELAKHAVSEGTKAVTKFTSS is encoded by the coding sequence ATGGCGCCCAAGGCCGAGAAGAAGCCCGCGGCGAAGAAGCCGGCGGCGGAGGAGCCCGCGGCGGCCGAGAAGGCGCCCGCCGGGAAGAAGCCCAAGGCGGAGAAGCGGCTGCCCGCGGGCAAGTCGGCCGGCAAggagggcggcggcgagggcaagcggggcaggaagaagggcaagaAGAGCGTGGAGACGTACAAGATCTACATCTTCAAGGTGCTGAAGCAGGTGCACCCGGACATCGGCATCTCCTCCAAGGCCATGTCCATCATGAACTCCTTCATCAACGACATCTTCGAGAAGCTCGCCGCCGAGGCCGCCAAGCTCGCGCGGTACAACAAGAAGCCCACCATCACCTCCCGCGAGATCCAGACCTCCGTGCGCCTCGTCCTCCCCGGGGAGCTCGCCAAGCACGCCGTCTCCGAGGGCACCAAGGCCGTCACCAAGTTCACTTCGTCCTAG